A single Stutzerimonas stutzeri DNA region contains:
- a CDS encoding Dps family protein, translated as MEINIGIAEQDRAAIAEGLSRLLADTYTLYLKTHNFHWNVTGPMFNTLHTMFETQYTELAVAVDDIAERIRALGFPAPGTYAAYAKLSSIKEQEGIPAAEDMIKLLVEGQEAVVRTARGIFPLLEKVSDEPTADLLTQRMQVHEKTAWMLRSLLAA; from the coding sequence ATGGAAATCAATATTGGTATCGCCGAACAGGATCGTGCAGCAATCGCGGAGGGTTTGTCCCGCCTGCTGGCCGACACCTATACGCTGTACCTCAAGACACACAACTTCCATTGGAACGTAACAGGGCCGATGTTCAACACCCTGCACACGATGTTCGAGACCCAGTACACCGAACTGGCCGTCGCCGTCGATGATATCGCCGAGCGCATCCGCGCACTGGGCTTCCCGGCGCCAGGCACCTATGCCGCCTATGCCAAGCTGTCTTCGATCAAGGAACAGGAAGGCATTCCCGCCGCCGAAGACATGATCAAACTGCTGGTCGAGGGACAGGAAGCGGTCGTTCGCACCGCACGCGGCATCTTTCCGCTACTGGAAAAGGTCAGTGACGAACCCACCGCCGACCTTCTGACCCAGCGCATGCAGGTACATGAGAAGACAGCCTGGATGCTGCGCAGCCTGCTGGCGGCCTGA